The genomic region TAATGTGAAATTGAATTCTTCTTTTTGTGAGTATTGAGAAACTATTAATACAAAATCGATGTTTCTCATAATTTCCTGTTCACTATCTATAGaagaatttaatattattccaCCACTGTTTTCCCCTTTATCAGACGCTGTAATAACATCTCCTTTTGAATTACCCATTTTTATGTCATGGTCAACATTACTCTCCTTATCTTCTCCACCGATTACTAATTTGGTAAAAGTGCATTCCCCATTAGAATAAATTCCTTGCTTAATTGGAAATAAAGGACATATAATTCTATCCTTTCctgcatgtatatgtaatgcTAAGTATTTCTGAGAAACATCTGTTTTTCTTTCTCTAACATGTCTTGATAAAAGAATCCATACTTCTATTGGTTTCTTTCCGATATAATACATCCCATCTTCTGATAAATCTTGTTTTCTTACATCCACATGTAATGCAAATTGAGGGTTATAAGCCACAAGATGTGTATCATCTAGTAATATAgagttaattaaaaaactgCTGTTTTCCCATTTAGTGTGAATTTCAAATTGATATGGGAAAATAACACTATTCCaacatatatagatatgggaaaaatattttactacaACTTTCCAAGGGATCCAAAAACAACCATCATCTTTACCTTTTGCCTTTTCaatagaataatttaattttctttgaACTTCTTTGGTCCATGTTGCATCATCATTATGAGAATATTTCCCTTTCCATCTAACACATCCCCAAggattttttatgtataataatttatccCCATTATATGAatcaatatttaaaattgaaTAAGCATGTCTTGTTACAATTCCAGTAGAGATGGATACTCCTTCTGGGTAATCTAATCCTGATGGAGCAGCATCCTTTAATTCTAATGTACCTAAACATACTAcacattttcctttttttattccttcaTACATATTATTCCAAATAACATCCCACTTTTCATcatattcttcattttccTCGGTCAAAATTGAACTATCACCtcttttattcatataactGTATTGATCCGCGGACCCACATATATATCCGGATAAATCCATATTACTTACTTCTTCGCTTTGGAATTTCTTCCCatgtttttgtttcatttcgTAATCCCTTTCCTCTTTCCTAAAAATCTTACTTTTTTGTTCGCCCAAAAAATTTCGGCCTAAATTTACCTTGATCATATTATCTTTCATGTAATTAGGAATGGTACTACTTATTTTGGATGTACCCAACAAATTGTCCTTATTATTGAGGTTTCCAAAATAAGTTTCACTGGAGtttcttttttccaaatGATTTCTTACAAAATTGTATTCCGTCCGGTTGTTTTTCATTTGGCGATTTTTTACTAAACGATTTATTACTAGgccatttttctttaatccATTCAGATATGTCATATCATCGTTGTTACATAATAAAccttttaagaaatattttgattttttccctttcatAAAAGAACACATTTTCAtgttatcattttttctattctCCTTATGagtaatatacataattttaaaaatccaataaatttttaattttttgtattttaaaaaagtatctctaaaatatgaacaattgGCATTTCTATTCAAGCGGTGTATATTTAAGTTGGCAACAAATTTTACAGAGTCTCTAAAACGTAAGTTTAAATCATTTGAGTAAGATTCATTACGTGTATTATATGTGTTTctactgttattatttagTACCCCCTTAAGGAACAATTttgatacattttttttaattttttttctattcttAAAAATTCCCTTCTTACCTTTTTCTTTGTTCATTTTAGATACTATTCCCTCCTCttcacttttatttttcatacaaTAAGTAagatgtttatataatttatggtTTCGCTGATCTATATTTGTATCCTTCCTTTGTTTCTCATCTTTTATGTTAAATTCATGTTTCCTCATACCTGAGTCACTATTTGGAGACGAATGAACAGTTAGGTGATCTAAGGAAGGGGGGGAGCTACTTAACTTGgattttaaagaaatagtAACAGGGATCCAACCagttaaataatacaaatctGAACCTGGATTGGACCCAAACATAGAGTATGATCCTCCCATTAATTTAACAAAAGCCTTCTCTAACAATGTAACCCATAActcttctttattatttgaatatgCTACTAATAAAGCATTGTTGTTCTTCACAGGTACATAATcatctattattatttttctttgaaTTCCATTACAGTGCaatctacatatatacataccaCTTGGATTAAAAATAGGCCACGTTTTATTAACATGTAAAAGGTTAGATGTGCATGGTGATATAATACTTGATAAAACAGGAactttatgttttttttcatattcaaTTAAAACAGTCAAggatgataaaaaagaacagtCTGCAACAAAACCTTGCCTTATGcaattattatacaaatcAGTTGACATTACAATAGggttattatataaatcgGAGAGTCTTTTCCAAgaatcaaattttttttgttgtctAACACTTAATTCTAAGAACCCATCAGGATCTGTCCACTTATAATTTACCCAtccatataatttaaaaccaTTTACATAGTGAAATATACATCTTCTCTTATGACACTTtttgcataatatataatttttttttatgtatttttcattCAATCTGTATTTGTGATTGCACTTTTCTTCTATCCCTCCTCCGGAGTACTCTCTCCCCCCTAATTTTCTATTACCTATTTTTCCGCTATTACCTTGTCTCACATTATcattactataatttttaatattattaacattattaatatcgttgttaatattattattaatatcgttgttaatattattattaatatcgttgttaatattattattaatatcgttgtttatattattattaatatcgttgtttatattattattaatattattattaatcatattattattattatttccgTTACTATGTAGTGAATATAAATTAAGGTCATCAAATTTTTTACTGCTTACATTTTTACACCTTTTTCCCATTTCTGAATAATCCTGTGGATGCGGTATTTCATGGCAATATACTTTCTTTTTAACCTTCTTCACTACTTTTGAACTGTGATTACTGTTAACAATTTTTGCACAAGTGGATGAACAATTTCGTTCGTCATTCATTTTGCTTCTTATCTCGTCCTTTGGTTTGCTCCTTATTTCGTTAACTTCTCTCCTTTTATAAtctcttttataattttttttttcatacagTGTCTTGGTCTTATAATCCCGTTCCTCCATCTCTTCTTTCTCTACATTATACTTCTCCATGTTACATTTGCTCCCCAccattttttcatcataaaCCCTTGATTCGAGATTTGTATTAATAGGTGTAACGGAAATATCAATTTCTTTAGAATGTGGTgaattatgtttattttttttcgctatcacaatttttatatcttctattttgtttttctttatatccTTTCCTATGCagaattcatttttttctgtatgtTGCACATGGgaaacataataattttttgcattattcatattattatttgacacatttttattacaacttttttttttcttttctaatttttcattttctgcATTCTGTGTAATGTTCACATTATTGCGATTCCATGTTCCGTTATGAATGTTCTCAGGAAGTTCCTTTTtcttacatttatttatggaatgccttttttccatttgttCCTTCGTGTTTTTCTTGTCCTCTTTTTTCCTCTTCCTTAACATGGTATCATCTTCCCCAAAAGAGATAGTACTACttcttaatttaattttataatttttatcactttttttattttgcaaaatttttaattcttcaatAACTATGTCTCTGgtaaaatgtttattattttcattaccttttttattttgtgaaTCCTTccgaatataattttttttttttacttccttattttttacacTAACAACGGcctttttattgttttgCAATTTTCTGCTATAAGCTGAACGCTTTTTAAGGTATATATTGTAAAGGTTGTCCATGCTGAGATTTCTACTGTTAACatatttctttctctttctctttctcttATTCTTACTAGCCCCTTTCATCCTATCCTGCTCCTTCTCTTCACTCttctcctttttcttttttttatcacctttttcctttctttttcttgCAACATATATAGCCTTATcattaaacaaataattttcatttttcaagtTCCCTTTTTCCAGTTTTTTACGATTTTGTGTATccttattataattattgtgGAACAAACCACAAAAGTTAACCTCCTTATTTCGTGTACTCCCATCATCTCTttctatattctttttattattttccgcAAAATTTTGAACATATTTcagatataaattattttttatatctggGTCATTATCAATCCACGggagtattatatattttccaatTAAAGAACtttcaaataatattttagaagCATGTACATTTCCCCTAATATGACTGGGCATTATGGAAAAGAGGTTAAACATATTACAGTTATATCTGTAGaactcatatatatgtaaaaatgaattttgtTTCAGTGTCATACTTCTAAAATCATGATAATACAGTAAAAGTTCTCTGTTCTTTCTCATTGCGCTAGTTAccatttcttttcttttcttatgAAGCACACAATTGGGGCGGTCTTTTAATGCAGCATCATTTTCGTTTacacatttttcttttttccctttatatatgaactttatttttttttcttgcaaAATAGCTCTTCTTTCTAATTTTGATAATGAATCAGATGATTTTGTCTTATCACCATTAcgaattttttttcgtaataaTGTGTTATTAATTGTATTTATAATGCCCTTAAAGGAATTGTTCTCAagtttattttcatttacattttttttttcccccttgTCTCTTACATCATTTTTTATGCCTgtacattttgttttacattCTTGGTTTATCTTCCCTTCAAACTCTTCATCGTCACTCACcttgaataataataatttgtttttattctttttttctcttcttatttcttctttctgTTCATTATCCATTTCCGCATGTCTCCTTCTCTCCTTTCTCaattcttttgttttataatttacttcAGAAAAGCTTATTCCACTActgttttttatatgttccttattgctattattccTCCATCTGACAAGTGGTGATTTGTTAGTTACTTCGTTAACctcatttttacaaaaagtATCTTCTATGTTATTACATGTTTTAGGAATACCTTCCTCagtatcatatatttttagaatatCATTATTAACGTTACTCTGAATTTTACCTgacttatttttatcatctttccttttttttactttcaaTTTACTAAATTTACACCCCATATCATTATATGAAAAGCGTACATTTAGAAATTTCaatgaattttaaaaaatacctAAAAAGGCTATTCtaatatcttttaatatatatagcaatTCCTCTTAATGTAATACAAATGGGGGGGGATTATGAAACGAAAATGGataacacaaatatataaagtactCATTTCAAATGGATATACaccatatgcatatatatacatacattaacatacatatatatgcacatcgCCATGTAGATTCCAAACAGTCTTTTTTATTCGTAAATTccatgtaaaataaaacatgaaataaaataaaagtatatatttatcaataTTACGTTTACTAATTTCtaggaatgaaaaaaaaaaaatgtttagacttttcaaattattgacaaaattaataacacCAATCtaataaaatcaaaaaaaaaaaataaatatcaaaaaaaaaaaataaatatcaaaaaaaaaaagtaaatatcaaaaaaaaaaaataaatatcaaaaaaaaaaaataaatatcaaaaaaaaaaaaaaaagtttacaaatgaaaacataaaattttccttaaatttaaaaataaaaacaaattgtaaattgttttattaaacTAGTATACAAAGTGCTATCCACATAAGCCGtacataaagaaaatataaattttgaaaaaagggTACTTCATGCAAAATTGAGAAttgataaacaaaaaaaaattaaaacaaatttaacagaatattatataatttataacacGTACCAAACGCTATGAATTAATGTGACATAAAAGTTTTAATGGTTTtcagaaattttaaatatgcaaaaatgtaaaattgtaaaaggaataaaaaatacaaaaaaactatagaaatatgaaaaaagtacaaaaaatgtaagatgatatgaaaaatgaaaaaatgtcAAAGCCAAATATAGAATTCAAAAATGTTGAAAATGATTTAAgatgaattttataaaaatgaaatataaaaaagttcaAGGGCAAGGGAATAACGTATAATAATTAACTAAtgataacataataaatactacatctatatgtgcatatgttaACTCTTGTTTAGGGGTTCAtctgtacatatatatatctctatatatattaatgcatAAATTTGTACGAACTATACGCCATGATTTTTTCCGTATTTTAGTTCAAGAGAAAACATAATACtagaaatataatttacatatgaGATCTAAAATATGTAGCCTTTTTCTAACGAATACCGTACATGTAACCTTACATATATTAGGCGCCTACGTATTATAAAAAaccttcatttattttatatgcacTAACACGCctgcatatataaacaaaaatatgaatgCACATAAATTTTCGAAATATCCTGGTAATTgcaaaagaaaagaagagaCATTTTTATTCTAAATCAAAAGTAGAATAATCTTCTGAATGAAGTGctacataaaaaaatcatgtagaaaaaagaattcatgaaaaggaaaaataagtTTGTATACTtgtataatgtataatagTTAAAATATGTACCTAAATGATTAAACCATATTGACGTATATATTCTAACAAAttagaaaattaatataaaaaatatacatatgcaaatataaGAAGTAATCCCAATATAACCACATTAAAACCATTCGTTATTTCAGCTTACTttttaataagaaatttatcattttaaagattttttaaataaattatggcAACGAGTTAATTAAAAaggtaaacatatatttatttacccacacatattacatatacacgGCTATATCAACTGATTTAATAGTGTAAGCTATGCTAAAATTATACGTGGAAATGGGTATCcacaaaaatatacatatatagaaatTTCTACCCGCTTCACAAACAATTCAAATATTTGAAATAGAAAATTTCTTACCAAAAAGGGAGCACGTCCATAAAATGCAACGTTCACAATTAATAAGGGAATGCGTTCCTCAtaagaatacatatatatatatgtccgTCCAGTGATCTCttacgaaaaaaaatgtaactacataaaatgaataaaatttgCAAAGTTCATCGAGCAcaaaaattttccttttgtttttatttccatatatCGGCTTGCTCATCGGGCATCTTAAAGTCTCCAAATATTCCAGAAGGCGGTGCATATCCGAAAAACTTCTGAATATTCTGCCTAGTTAGCATAAGGGTTAaggtataaataaaagttgATGAACAGTGAtacaaattttttccttGCAAACCTGTGTGAGTTATTAAggtaaatggaaaaattggTTTAAAAGGTAAAATTGCTATTGTTAATCCTTCAAATAGACTAAATAATAAAGGCATCATagacataaaaattaaacctGTTATAATATTCGCTTTTGCTTTTAATGTTGtcatcatttttgttttctgcatatatatttcttcagTGGTGACCTTtttcttccctttttttttattaatagtatctattttacttaataacCCATCTTCCTTCTCCTTCTGAACTTGTTCATACAATACTTTTAATTCCTCATTTAAAGCTATAAATTTCTCGTTTCTATACACAAATAGCCAACTTAAAAATTCGGAAAAGATGCCGCAACCAATAGCTATTCCTATTACTATGAAaatatccttttttcttatagTATCGTCCATATTcctttaaaaaaggaaaaaataaataaaataaaaaaataaatttgtataaaaaactatttatatataggaactcgacatataaatattcctAGGAATAAATGAACTGGAATAATTTTGTCCAGCAAAAAGTAGTCATCACATGGCAGACAATGTTATtcaatatactttttttatcttttctctCTTTCATGCCTTTTCCAAATAAAGCAAGATAAAAACAAACTATACGTTGCTACAACTTTTCAGAACATCAATTTACAacaaaaattcaaataaaattgaaaaaataaatattcttgGTAGTTCAAAATTAAACAGGCCGATataattagaaaatatttaaccTCAATTCCGTAtttctttgttttgttttattttatttttggcAGTGTATTACTATCTATATTTACTTACCTTTAATTTGCACTGCTTTAAGAAATGTTCTTATGTTCTATTTTGATTGTGCTCACGTAAAACTAAGGTTCTGATTGTCTTCTTTATGTTATTTGCGTAAAATCTGTAATATAAGCCCAAATGGGAACACTCTACCCAtaagttcatatatatatatatatatatatatatacacttaatAAAATCAAAAGGTAAAagtacttttattatatatgtgcatgtcgttatttttttttttttttgtttcacaAATAACTATGAGTATTCGGAcgaatttttacaatatccCTTAATAgcatttcatatatatgacagaactatatatgtgtgtaaatattatgtacacCTATGTATTCACATATATGTTTTCTGGTTTTATGAATAAGGTATATTATGCAAGTTTATTAATGTACCTTTTAATCTTACATTTCCTTTCACGATCTCGTAATcaaagaataaatttataaccccgcatatatatatatgtattatatatatttaactgaGTAGTGTCAAATCATATCCACTTTCAAAATCAGCTAAGTCttcagaaattttaaaaaataacataaatttttccCTTTTGAGATATTCTTTGGAtcatacataatatttttattttccatttcaccaaaaattttttactaatacattttaacaatacatgtatgaagaaaaaaagtgatAAATAGCACTATATTACTAAATGTTTATAATTGATTTAATTTTgctctatatatattttttttttcttaaacgcaaaaaaaataaattttcagaAATTAAATTGTTATAAATCTTATAATGCACTGTAAACAATTTTTACATTCTTATAAGAaatgagagaaaaaaatatatcttctacaaagaaaatataaaagaattcaCTGCTATCGTTTTAAAAAGCAAGTGTTCATATAATTTGcataaaaatgtgaaattaCGAATTGTTTCaaagaaattttttcataacaaaaaatgtagatacgtaaacatatatttaaaatacatatgcatatatatatatatatatataatagaacattaagttcaaaaattatgcagaatacaaaaaaaaaaaaaaaaggaagcagCGAAAAGGAGTAAAGTTACGTatttgtagaaaaaaaaaagaagtatttAACAGGTAAAACAATTGAACATTTGAGGGAATAGTAAAACggatgttaattttttttttttatggaaaaaataaggaataaaaaataaccattcaaaaatataaatctcAAAGAGATAATTAGTATAtggatattataaaaaaatatagagaaaAAACCCACAGTGGaaacaattaaatatatgtttgatTTTCCAagaaacattatttttatagctATATCAAAGACTTGTTTGTTTTCGCACATACGAATGTAAAAACATATACTATAAATTTGACAGTAATATATACACCTTCTTcgcacatttttttttcccccgtAAAAGAGACCTTATTGtacatctatatatatacatatacatatgtatatacgctGTCCATTTACCTCTTAGTAGTAAAAGACCCACACGACGTGCGTATGCATTTTTCTTTGACCttgtttaattaaaaaattactattattatatacgcACCAGTAACGTCAAAATGAAGCTTGAAGAAGTAAAGGACatacaaaaaattgaaaGAATAGGAGCTCATTCCCACATTAGGGGGTTAGGATTAAATGATTGCTTAGACGCCCGCTATTGTTCTGAAGGTATGATTGGTCAAATGAGTGCCCGTAAAGCCGCGGGTATTGTTTTACGAATGATAAAAGAAGGAAGAATTAGTGGAAGAGCTATTTTATTAGCTGGACAACCTGGAACAGGTAAAACGGCTATTGCTATGGGTATCGCAAAAGCATTAGGTGAAGATACTCCCTTCACGCATATATCAGGTTCAGAAGTTTATTCCCTAGAAATGAGCAAAACGGAGGCTTTAACTCAGGCTTTTAGAAGATCTATTGGTGTTAGGGTAAAAGAAGAGTCTGAAGTTATTGAAGGGGAAGTAGTGGAAATagatatagaaaaatttaatgaaagagacattaataataaaaacaaaaaagtagGAAAGATGATTCTTAAAACAACAGAAATGGAAACATTATATGATTTAGGGAATAAAATGATAGAAGCTTtgcaaaaagaaaatattactGCTGGTGATGTTATTTGTATTGATAAAAGTACAggaaaaattacaaaaattggGAAATCGTTTGCTAGATCGAAAGATTATGATGCTATGGACCCTAATACAAACTTTGTGCAATGTCCAGAGGGAGAATtacagaaaagaaaagaagtaGTTCACACTGTTACTCT from Plasmodium malariae genome assembly, chromosome: 11 harbors:
- the RUVB3 gene encoding RuvB-like helicase 3, putative; the protein is MKLEEVKDIQKIERIGAHSHIRGLGLNDCLDARYCSEGMIGQMSARKAAGIVLRMIKEGRISGRAILLAGQPGTGKTAIAMGIAKALGEDTPFTHISGSEVYSLEMSKTEALTQAFRRSIGVRVKEESEVIEGEVVEIDIEKFNERDINNKNKKVGKMILKTTEMETLYDLGNKMIEALQKENITAGDVICIDKSTGKITKIGKSFARSKDYDAMDPNTNFVQCPEGELQKRKEVVHTVTLHDIDAINSRTQGFLALFSGDTGEIKNEIREHIDMKINEWQEDEKAEIVPGVLFIDEVHMLDIECFSYLNRALESEQSPIVIMATNRGITHIRGTDYKAPHGIPLDLLDRTLIIPTYPYKPKDIQKILEQRAEEEDVDIDDCAKELLCKIASESSLRYALHLITLANLVSKKRKATEVTVQDVRRVYNLFIDVKRSTQYLIEYQNEFMFSELPKEDECIKEESSEEKREAHEKK
- the PmUG01_11023800 gene encoding conserved protein, unknown function, giving the protein MDDTIRKKDIFIVIGIAIGCGIFSEFLSWLFVYRNEKFIALNEELKVLYEQVQKEKEDGLLSKIDTINKKKGKKKVTTEEIYMQKTKMMTTLKAKANIITGLIFMSMMPLLFSLFEGLTIAILPFKPIFPFTLITHTGLQGKNLYHCSSTFIYTLTLMLTRQNIQKFFGYAPPSGIFGDFKMPDEQADIWK
- the PmUG01_11023700 gene encoding calpain, putative; protein product: MGCKFSKLKVKKRKDDKNKSGKIQSNVNNDILKIYDTEEGIPKTCNNIEDTFCKNEVNEVTNKSPLVRWRNNSNKEHIKNSSGISFSEVNYKTKELRKERRRHAEMDNEQKEEIRREKKNKNKLLLFKVSDDEEFEGKINQECKTKCTGIKNDVRDKGEKKNVNENKLENNSFKGIINTINNTLLRKKIRNGDKTKSSDSLSKLERRAILQEKKIKFIYKGKKEKCVNENDAALKDRPNCVLHKKRKEMVTSAMRKNRELLLYYHDFRSMTLKQNSFLHIYEFYRYNCNMFNLFSIMPSHIRGNVHASKILFESSLIGKYIILPWIDNDPDIKNNLYLKYVQNFAENNKKNIERDDGSTRNKEVNFCGLFHNNYNKDTQNRKKLEKGNLKNENYLFNDKAIYVARKRKEKGDKKKKKEKSEEKEQDRMKGASKNKRKRKRKKYVNSRNLSMDNLYNIYLKKRSAYSRKLQNNKKAVVSVKNKEVKKKNYIRKDSQNKKGNENNKHFTRDIVIEELKILQNKKSDKNYKIKLRSSTISFGEDDTMLRKRKKEDKKNTKEQMEKRHSINKCKKKELPENIHNGTWNRNNVNITQNAENEKLEKKKKSCNKNVSNNNMNNAKNYYVSHVQHTEKNEFCIGKDIKKNKIEDIKIVIAKKNKHNSPHSKEIDISVTPINTNLESRVYDEKMVGSKCNMEKYNVEKEEMEERDYKTKTLYEKKNYKRDYKRREVNEIRSKPKDEIRSKMNDERNCSSTCAKIVNSNHSSKVVKKVKKKVYCHEIPHPQDYSEMGKRCKNVSSKKFDDLNLYSLHSNGNNNNNMINNNINNNINNDINNNINNDINNNINNDINNNINNDINNNINNDINNVNNIKNYSNDNVRQGNSGKIGNRKLGGREYSGGGIEEKCNHKYRLNEKYIKKNYILCKKCHKRRCIFHYVNGFKLYGWVNYKWTDPDGFLELSVRQQKKFDSWKRLSDLYNNPIVMSTDLYNNCIRQGFVADCSFLSSLTVLIEYEKKHKVPVLSSIISPCTSNLLHVNKTWPIFNPSGMYICRLHCNGIQRKIIIDDYVPVKNNNALLVAYSNNKEELWVTLLEKAFVKLMGGSYSMFGSNPGSDLYYLTGWIPVTISLKSKLSSSPPSLDHLTVHSSPNSDSGMRKHEFNIKDEKQRKDTNIDQRNHKLYKHLTYCMKNKSEEEGIVSKMNKEKGKKGIFKNRKKIKKNVSKLFLKGVLNNNSRNTYNTRNESYSNDLNLRFRDSVKFVANLNIHRLNRNANCSYFRDTFLKYKKLKIYWIFKIMYITHKENRKNDNMKMCSFMKGKKSKYFLKGLLCNNDDMTYLNGLKKNGLVINRLVKNRQMKNNRTEYNFVRNHLEKRNSSETYFGNLNNKDNLLGTSKISSTIPNYMKDNMIKVNLGRNFLGEQKSKIFRKEERDYEMKQKHGKKFQSEEVSNMDLSGYICGSADQYSYMNKRGDSSILTEENEEYDEKWDVIWNNMYEGIKKGKCVVCLGTLELKDAAPSGLDYPEGVSISTGIVTRHAYSILNIDSYNGDKLLYIKNPWGCVRWKGKYSHNDDATWTKEVQRKLNYSIEKAKGKDDGCFWIPWKVVVKYFSHIYICWNSVIFPYQFEIHTKWENSSFLINSILLDDTHLVAYNPQFALHVDVRKQDLSEDGMYYIGKKPIEVWILLSRHVRERKTDVSQKYLALHIHAGKDRIICPLFPIKQGIYSNGECTFTKLVIGGEDKESNVDHDIKMGNSKGDVITASDKGENSGGIILNSSIDSEQEIMRNIDFVLIVSQYSQKEEFNFTLKVFSHTHLSIYELPPLLSDNYESLYFKGQWTSECAGGCSNNLWSYFRNPHIRFYVPEDSSFCIFLECSQEYSVNLRIFKGMTSSPRKLKKGEIISSGAYKSGCCYIECTLESGIYCLIPSLYRANITGDYQLCIHYPKFKQKPILYFIPYSYIIPPFSFFKYELVHLYSLKSYSVILFHTISITLLSLRITFFQNMDIKGIPFVNIYKLVSNTDSLADDLECGNIIKNNSFNSLISFNRFMYKIVQKCNIHGGPGNDILPLSTCAYDYYIKFNSILIPLVELENDRTSYLLLITTNIKEDILYNHEVHFVSDKSIFIDKCYPVHS